The following coding sequences lie in one Rhodohalobacter barkolensis genomic window:
- the dat gene encoding D-amino-acid transaminase: protein MQVYLNGSFIEQENAAISIADRGFVFGDGVYEVTRVVNGSFFQEKEHLDRLDEGLKGLKIKLDQELRNRIPELSRELLQRNGHTEGEATVYLQVTRGAAFPRTHTFPDPEVPATLFLSSGHFKPHNELHENGVKVITVPDVRWSRCNLKTVNLLPNTLAKQQAKDAGVNSAIMIRDGVITESPNANIFAVKDETLYTFPASNYILNGITRRVVIDIAEGLNIPLTTEPVRLDDLYELDEIFFTGTTTDIQPIIDVDGRAIGGGKPGKIVRAIQAEYKKRLHGIA from the coding sequence ATGCAAGTATATCTAAACGGATCTTTTATTGAACAAGAAAATGCGGCTATTTCCATTGCTGACCGTGGCTTTGTATTTGGCGATGGTGTGTATGAAGTAACCAGAGTTGTGAATGGATCATTCTTTCAGGAGAAAGAGCATTTGGATCGTTTGGATGAAGGTTTGAAAGGTTTGAAAATTAAATTAGATCAGGAACTTCGTAATCGAATTCCGGAGCTCAGCAGAGAACTTCTTCAAAGAAATGGTCACACTGAAGGAGAGGCGACAGTTTATTTACAGGTGACCAGAGGAGCTGCATTTCCAAGAACTCATACGTTTCCGGATCCTGAAGTACCGGCAACACTTTTCCTGTCATCAGGCCATTTTAAACCGCATAATGAGCTTCACGAAAATGGTGTTAAAGTGATTACGGTGCCTGATGTACGCTGGAGCCGCTGTAATCTGAAAACGGTGAACCTTTTGCCAAATACGCTTGCTAAACAGCAGGCAAAGGATGCCGGTGTAAACAGTGCAATTATGATTCGTGATGGAGTGATCACAGAGAGTCCGAATGCCAACATCTTTGCTGTAAAAGATGAAACGTTATATACATTTCCTGCTTCAAACTATATCCTGAATGGAATTACGCGTCGTGTGGTGATCGACATTGCCGAGGGACTCAATATTCCATTGACAACGGAACCTGTACGTCTGGATGACTTATATGAACTGGACGAGATCTTTTTTACAGGGACAACAACAGATATTCAACCCATTATTGACGTGGATGGCCGGGCCATCGGTGGCGGTAAACCGGGTAAGATTGTAAGAGCCATACAGGCGGAGTATAAAAAGAGACTGCATGGCATTGCATAA
- a CDS encoding SRPBCC domain-containing protein codes for MKEINTIIHIHAPSEIVWETLMNFRDYPDWNPFIKSIEGKPVKGESISVTVQPPDGRPVTFKPSVLKSDDQKEFRWRGKVMVKGLFDGEHYFILTKLPNGSTAVNHGESFSGLIVPLMRGVLQKTERGFKRMNIALKERCEQKYKATKNNSA; via the coding sequence ATGAAAGAGATCAATACTATCATTCATATCCATGCCCCTTCTGAAATTGTTTGGGAAACATTGATGAATTTCCGGGACTATCCGGATTGGAATCCATTTATCAAATCGATTGAGGGTAAACCTGTGAAAGGTGAATCAATCTCTGTAACTGTTCAACCACCAGATGGCCGACCCGTAACTTTCAAACCCAGCGTTCTGAAGTCTGATGATCAAAAAGAGTTTCGATGGAGAGGCAAAGTGATGGTAAAAGGTCTGTTCGACGGTGAGCACTATTTTATTCTAACCAAACTCCCCAACGGAAGCACTGCTGTAAATCATGGTGAATCCTTCAGCGGTCTTATTGTTCCATTGATGCGAGGTGTTCTGCAAAAAACCGAAAGAGGGTTCAAGCGTATGAATATTGCTCTAAAGGAACGGTGCGAACAAAAATATAAAGCGACAAAAAACAACTCTGCTTAA
- a CDS encoding Crp/Fnr family transcriptional regulator translates to MNQLEKIAEFQASEEFISDLKRYGQLKKLKAGDVLFEENTAIRAIPIILKGSVKVYQSDDEFKELLLYYLKEGDTCIMSVLNGLYNETNKLKAVANEDSEVLMLPVQKLGLLTKKHPEWIDYIFRIYHQRFQELLDVVNAVAFKKMDERLLQYLQKQGEVSGRRSIKITHEELANELGTARVVISRLLKQMESNGLVRLSRNKITLL, encoded by the coding sequence ATGAATCAACTGGAAAAAATTGCTGAATTTCAGGCCTCTGAGGAGTTCATATCCGATCTGAAAAGATATGGTCAGCTTAAGAAGTTAAAAGCAGGAGATGTGCTGTTTGAAGAGAATACGGCAATTCGTGCGATCCCAATTATTCTGAAAGGAAGTGTAAAGGTTTATCAGTCAGATGATGAATTCAAGGAGCTCCTCCTCTACTATCTCAAAGAGGGAGATACCTGCATCATGTCTGTTTTGAATGGTTTGTATAACGAAACCAATAAATTGAAGGCTGTGGCAAATGAAGATAGTGAAGTACTAATGCTTCCGGTTCAAAAATTGGGATTACTCACCAAAAAACATCCCGAGTGGATCGATTATATCTTCAGAATTTATCACCAGAGGTTCCAGGAGCTATTGGACGTGGTGAACGCCGTTGCTTTTAAAAAGATGGATGAGCGCCTCCTTCAGTATCTTCAAAAACAGGGTGAGGTGAGTGGCAGACGATCCATTAAAATTACCCACGAAGAACTTGCCAACGAACTGGGAACTGCACGCGTTGTGATCAGTCGACTTCTTAAACAGATGGAGAGCAACGGCCTGGTCAGGCTCAGCCGGAATAAAATCACCCTTTTGTAA
- the trxA gene encoding thioredoxin, translated as MSTETKQMSFNDIIKGETPVLVDFYADWCGPCKMMGPILHDLKKRLGDSINIIKIDAEKNPQAAIKYQVRGVPTLILFKNGDILWQQSGVVRTPQLEQIINQKTAEYEQR; from the coding sequence ATGAGTACAGAAACAAAACAGATGAGCTTTAACGACATTATTAAAGGTGAAACCCCCGTTCTGGTTGATTTTTACGCCGATTGGTGCGGACCCTGTAAAATGATGGGCCCCATCCTTCACGATCTGAAGAAGCGATTGGGTGATAGCATTAATATCATCAAGATCGATGCGGAAAAAAATCCTCAGGCGGCCATCAAATACCAGGTTCGCGGAGTTCCAACACTGATTCTTTTCAAAAACGGAGACATTCTCTGGCAGCAGTCAGGAGTTGTACGAACCCCTCAACTTGAGCAAATCATCAATCAAAAAACAGCTGAATATGAGCAGCGATGA
- a CDS encoding OsmC family protein, translating into MSSDEEHNYAVNIAWKEGRIGTMSSPGLDETIEVATPPEFPGGIKGIWSPEHLFTASVSSCFMTSFTAVAEYSKFEFEDLRINSSGKMSRDENGKFVMSEITLNPILTISDESKEKKAFRLLEKAEEICLITRSIKSKVLFEPVVTVKIPA; encoded by the coding sequence ATGAGCAGCGATGAAGAGCATAACTATGCGGTAAACATTGCATGGAAGGAAGGGCGGATTGGCACAATGAGTTCACCCGGTCTGGACGAAACCATTGAAGTTGCCACTCCGCCTGAATTTCCCGGCGGTATTAAAGGGATCTGGTCGCCCGAACACCTTTTTACGGCGTCGGTATCCAGCTGTTTTATGACGTCATTTACCGCTGTTGCAGAGTATTCAAAATTTGAGTTTGAGGATCTGAGGATCAACAGTTCAGGTAAAATGAGCAGGGATGAAAACGGCAAGTTTGTAATGAGTGAAATTACACTGAATCCGATTTTAACCATCAGTGATGAGTCGAAAGAGAAAAAGGCATTTCGCCTTCTCGAAAAGGCCGAGGAGATCTGCTTGATTACCCGATCCATTAAATCGAAAGTTCTGTTTGAACCTGTTGTAACCGTTAAAATACCTGCTTGA
- a CDS encoding trans-sulfuration enzyme family protein gives MRFETKAIHAGLEIENPSKSIIPPISPSTIYEIDAEGRDDSDLHYTRLGNPNRNQFEHLIATLEGGEVAAAFSSGIAAGMAVLQSLKPGDHIIVPEDIYAGNRKMIHKIMSRWGLKSSFIDMTDLQNIEDHINENTQLIWIETPSNPLMRITDITAVTRLAKKHGIRTVADNTWPTPVNQLPLELGVDLVLHSTSKYFGGHSDILGGALIAKKKDEWFEQIRLIQRMGGAVPSAQDCWMLSRSTRTLAYRMKGHNEHAEKVAQFLNDHPKVSKVIYPWLPSHPGHEIAKKQMKGFGGMVSFLVDTDQKEAIAIVGRSKLIKRATSLGGVESTWEHRQSSEGEGSVTPINLIRVSIGLEHPNDIIEDIDHALGK, from the coding sequence ATGCGATTCGAAACAAAAGCCATACACGCCGGACTGGAAATTGAAAATCCTTCTAAGTCGATCATACCGCCAATCTCTCCCAGTACGATTTACGAAATTGATGCCGAGGGCCGCGATGATTCAGACCTTCACTACACCCGGCTTGGAAACCCGAATCGGAATCAGTTTGAACACTTAATTGCCACGCTGGAAGGTGGCGAAGTTGCTGCCGCTTTTTCATCGGGCATAGCGGCCGGAATGGCGGTTCTGCAATCATTGAAACCGGGTGATCACATTATCGTCCCGGAGGATATTTATGCCGGTAACCGCAAAATGATTCACAAAATCATGAGCCGATGGGGGCTTAAATCGAGCTTTATTGATATGACGGACCTTCAGAATATTGAAGATCATATCAATGAGAATACGCAGTTAATCTGGATTGAAACTCCATCCAATCCACTGATGCGAATTACCGATATTACCGCTGTGACACGCCTCGCAAAAAAACACGGAATACGAACCGTGGCCGATAATACCTGGCCCACTCCCGTCAACCAGCTTCCCCTTGAATTGGGTGTTGATCTCGTTCTACACTCAACTTCAAAGTACTTTGGCGGTCACAGCGACATTCTCGGTGGTGCCCTTATTGCAAAAAAGAAGGATGAATGGTTTGAACAGATCCGACTGATTCAGCGAATGGGCGGCGCGGTTCCTTCTGCTCAGGATTGCTGGATGCTGAGCAGAAGTACACGCACACTTGCTTACCGAATGAAAGGACATAATGAGCATGCTGAAAAAGTGGCCCAATTCCTGAATGATCACCCAAAAGTTTCGAAGGTAATATACCCGTGGCTTCCCTCCCATCCCGGACATGAGATTGCCAAAAAACAGATGAAGGGTTTTGGCGGAATGGTATCCTTCCTTGTTGATACTGATCAAAAAGAGGCCATTGCCATAGTGGGACGCTCCAAGCTCATTAAGCGAGCAACAAGCCTGGGTGGAGTTGAAAGTACATGGGAACATCGCCAGAGCAGTGAGGGTGAAGGATCTGTGACCCCCATAAACCTAATCCGCGTGAGTATCGGACTGGAACATCCCAATGATATCATCGAGGATATTGACCATGCTTTGGGAAAGTAG
- a CDS encoding L-lactate dehydrogenase, giving the protein MKKQEDRNHQKGSSAWKSRKVAIVGAGAVGATFAYAMAQNGAADEICLIDLNNELCKGQVLDLSHGLPFYPTINIYAGSEKDYADADVIVITAGAAQKKGETRLDLLKKNSAIIEGIVDQITAQDSKATIVVVTNPVDILTKIALERSGWDRSRVIGSGTVLDSSRFKYLLSEFFNVYVGSIHAYILGEHGDSEFAAWSMANISGVQLDEYSKQLGIDNWPEKKKEIELEVRDSAYHIIDYKGATNFGVGLALVQIVGAILKNQRRVLTVSYHLEGEYGISDICLATPCLISQNGVASIIGTELTKEEQEKLVNSANILKREYSELKR; this is encoded by the coding sequence ATGAAAAAGCAAGAAGATCGTAATCATCAGAAAGGGAGTTCGGCCTGGAAGTCCCGAAAAGTTGCAATCGTTGGGGCAGGGGCTGTTGGCGCTACATTCGCATATGCAATGGCACAAAATGGAGCAGCAGATGAAATCTGCCTGATCGATCTCAATAATGAACTCTGTAAAGGGCAGGTTCTGGATTTGTCTCACGGACTGCCCTTTTATCCCACAATCAATATTTATGCAGGTTCGGAAAAGGACTATGCAGATGCGGATGTCATTGTAATTACGGCCGGTGCAGCTCAGAAAAAAGGAGAGACACGCCTGGATCTGCTGAAGAAAAACAGCGCCATAATTGAGGGAATAGTGGATCAGATTACTGCTCAGGATTCAAAAGCTACCATAGTGGTGGTAACGAATCCGGTAGATATCCTTACAAAAATTGCGCTCGAACGTTCCGGGTGGGATCGCAGCCGGGTGATCGGCTCCGGGACGGTATTGGACAGTTCACGTTTTAAATATTTATTAAGTGAATTTTTTAATGTTTATGTAGGGAGTATTCACGCATATATTTTGGGAGAGCATGGCGACAGCGAGTTTGCGGCTTGGTCAATGGCTAATATTTCAGGCGTTCAACTCGATGAGTACAGTAAGCAGCTGGGAATAGATAATTGGCCGGAAAAGAAGAAGGAGATTGAACTGGAAGTTAGGGATTCTGCATATCATATAATCGATTACAAAGGCGCTACAAACTTCGGAGTTGGTCTCGCATTGGTACAGATTGTGGGAGCGATTCTTAAAAATCAGAGGCGGGTTCTCACGGTTTCATATCATCTTGAGGGTGAGTATGGAATCAGCGATATCTGTCTGGCCACACCCTGCCTGATTTCACAAAATGGAGTGGCGTCAATTATTGGAACGGAGCTGACGAAAGAGGAACAGGAGAAACTGGTTAACTCAGCAAATATCTTGAAGCGCGAGTACTCCGAACTGAAACGGTAG
- a CDS encoding phenylalanine 4-monooxygenase has translation MEKMTQDYSKYTDEDRKVWKTLFERQQANLPGKAHPEYLNCLDQLSDVLNPDEIVNFDKLNEYLMAQNGWSVVVVPGLIPVDDFFKLLSEKKFCSSIWLRKMDQLDYLEEPDMFHDIFGHIPLLMNSDYARFVEEFGKLGVEYGHNKIVEKQLQRLYWFTVEFGLIKQNKGTRIYGAGIISSAGETDHIFEDDIEVLPYKVNKVLENDFITSEIQTRYYEIESFEELFNSVKELEESLQEEVSA, from the coding sequence ATGGAAAAAATGACGCAGGACTACAGTAAGTACACCGACGAAGATCGTAAGGTTTGGAAGACACTCTTTGAGCGCCAGCAGGCAAATCTGCCCGGGAAAGCGCATCCTGAATATCTGAACTGCCTGGATCAGCTCAGTGATGTTTTAAATCCGGATGAAATTGTCAATTTTGATAAACTGAATGAATATCTGATGGCACAAAATGGTTGGTCGGTTGTGGTAGTGCCGGGACTGATACCGGTGGATGATTTTTTCAAACTGCTTTCTGAAAAGAAGTTTTGCTCCTCTATATGGCTGCGAAAAATGGACCAGCTCGACTACCTCGAGGAACCGGATATGTTTCACGATATTTTTGGCCACATCCCGCTGCTGATGAACTCAGATTACGCCCGCTTTGTAGAAGAGTTTGGAAAGCTAGGTGTTGAATACGGCCACAATAAAATTGTAGAGAAACAGCTGCAGCGCCTCTATTGGTTTACAGTAGAATTTGGTTTGATAAAGCAAAACAAAGGTACACGAATCTACGGTGCCGGAATTATATCATCGGCCGGAGAAACAGATCATATTTTTGAGGATGACATCGAAGTTCTGCCCTATAAAGTGAATAAGGTGCTCGAAAACGACTTTATAACCTCTGAGATTCAGACTCGCTATTATGAGATTGAATCCTTCGAAGAGCTCTTTAACTCCGTGAAAGAACTTGAAGAATCCCTGCAAGAAGAAGTTAGTGCTTAA
- a CDS encoding Na/Pi symporter produces MKKSPKKSGEYINPAIKWVQVLLLIYLLLAAVSIIGDGFEIASGGAAVELFSFATNPVISLMIGIVATATIQSSSTVTSIIVGLVAGGLPLSMAIPMVMGANIGTSLTSTIVSLGHVRDGEEFKRAFSAATVHDSFNVLAVLLLLPLELIFHPLENASLWIAGFFAAEITATGADLSSFNFISLAISPTVNLLTAASSIIQGVWQGIILIITGIALILFVVHTVGKILKKLLTGRALEIMNSAVGRGPISGIGAGSLITILVQSSSTTTALIVPMAGSGLMTMKQVYPFTLGGNLGTTVTALLAATAITGTTAILAFQIALVHMLFNLTAISLIYSIPFLRNIPPALAENMAAATQKNKWFVGAYIVTLFFLVPLLVLGISRVFF; encoded by the coding sequence TTGAAAAAGTCTCCAAAAAAAAGTGGTGAATACATTAACCCCGCTATCAAATGGGTTCAGGTACTGTTGCTCATTTATCTTCTTCTTGCTGCAGTATCCATCATTGGCGATGGATTTGAAATAGCCTCAGGTGGAGCCGCAGTTGAACTCTTTTCATTCGCTACAAATCCGGTCATTTCGTTGATGATTGGCATCGTAGCAACGGCCACTATTCAAAGTTCAAGCACGGTTACATCCATTATTGTTGGGCTGGTTGCCGGCGGACTCCCGTTATCGATGGCCATCCCAATGGTTATGGGTGCAAATATTGGCACATCTCTGACCAGTACAATTGTAAGCCTTGGTCATGTTAGGGACGGCGAAGAGTTTAAAAGAGCTTTTTCAGCTGCAACTGTTCACGACAGTTTCAATGTTCTCGCGGTTCTTTTGCTTTTGCCGCTGGAACTTATATTTCACCCCCTTGAAAACGCGTCACTTTGGATTGCAGGTTTTTTTGCAGCTGAGATCACGGCCACAGGTGCTGACCTAAGCAGCTTCAACTTTATTTCATTGGCGATATCTCCTACTGTAAATCTTTTGACAGCAGCATCATCGATCATTCAAGGTGTTTGGCAGGGAATTATACTTATCATAACCGGTATTGCGCTCATACTATTTGTTGTCCACACTGTCGGAAAAATCCTAAAAAAACTGCTGACCGGCAGAGCACTTGAAATTATGAATTCGGCTGTGGGACGCGGTCCTATTTCCGGGATAGGTGCAGGCAGTTTGATTACCATACTGGTTCAATCCTCATCTACAACAACAGCCCTCATCGTGCCAATGGCAGGCAGTGGATTAATGACCATGAAACAGGTATATCCATTTACGCTTGGCGGGAACCTTGGAACTACAGTAACTGCATTATTGGCGGCTACAGCTATCACCGGTACTACAGCTATTCTGGCATTTCAAATTGCCCTGGTACATATGCTGTTTAACCTTACTGCCATCTCGCTCATTTATTCCATACCCTTCTTGAGGAATATTCCACCTGCACTGGCAGAAAATATGGCGGCCGCAACTCAAAAAAATAAGTGGTTTGTTGGTGCTTATATCGTCACTCTGTTCTTCTTAGTACCTCTTCTTGTATTGGGTATTTCAAGAGTATTCTTTTAA
- a CDS encoding GNAT family N-acetyltransferase — protein MVININNLKSWDSGKEAQNILFKNGSFIVFVANKTNEIEMALRLRYDVFCEECEKNFVDRAPEKMDTDFYDTQFHHLLVFDKNNGLLAGTYRLQTYEMAKKGLGFYSENEFDLNMIPLPLLRRSVEAGKACIRKEYRNSRVLFLLWKGVAAYMRSMKKSVIFGCSSLFLNDYSEGWNFYRQLKKNGYCSSDYMIPVHANYEIPQPPDFRHLMQDAIEAPVLFQKYLEIGSKVASYPAFDHDFGSVDFLTILKLTDINRLFLNFVRRDIF, from the coding sequence ATGGTAATCAACATAAATAATCTGAAAAGTTGGGACAGCGGAAAGGAAGCCCAAAATATATTATTCAAAAATGGGTCATTTATTGTTTTTGTAGCAAATAAAACAAACGAAATAGAAATGGCCCTCAGGCTGCGCTATGATGTGTTCTGTGAGGAATGTGAGAAGAATTTTGTAGATAGAGCACCCGAAAAGATGGATACCGATTTTTATGACACTCAATTCCATCATTTGCTGGTATTCGATAAAAATAATGGATTGCTTGCCGGTACATATAGACTCCAGACCTACGAAATGGCTAAGAAAGGCCTGGGTTTTTATTCTGAAAATGAATTTGACCTGAATATGATACCATTGCCATTACTTAGAAGATCTGTTGAAGCAGGAAAGGCTTGTATTCGCAAAGAGTATAGAAACAGCAGAGTTCTTTTTTTGCTATGGAAAGGGGTTGCAGCTTACATGAGGAGTATGAAGAAGAGTGTAATTTTCGGTTGTTCTTCTCTCTTTCTGAATGATTACAGTGAAGGCTGGAATTTTTACAGGCAGTTAAAGAAAAATGGCTATTGCAGTTCAGATTACATGATTCCGGTTCATGCAAATTATGAAATTCCACAGCCTCCGGATTTTAGACACTTGATGCAGGATGCAATTGAGGCGCCTGTTCTCTTTCAGAAATATTTGGAAATTGGATCAAAAGTGGCCAGCTATCCTGCATTTGATCATGACTTTGGCTCCGTCGATTTCCTAACCATATTAAAATTGACAGATATCAATAGACTCTTTCTCAATTTCGTAAGACGCGATATTTTTTGA
- a CDS encoding DoxX family protein: MTTTFQFGLILNALFFLFYGFQSLNSQLMIDEFKRFGMTDSQRKFTGILQIAGSAGVLAGLIIPVIGLLAAAGFTAMMLVAFLVRIKIKDSILQAMPSIIFILINGWLTVGFFKLW, from the coding sequence TTGACCACTACATTTCAATTCGGATTAATCCTGAACGCCCTGTTCTTTCTTTTCTACGGTTTTCAATCCCTGAATTCACAGTTAATGATTGATGAATTTAAGCGGTTCGGCATGACTGATTCACAGCGAAAGTTTACAGGGATCTTGCAAATTGCAGGATCAGCCGGGGTGCTTGCGGGCTTGATAATTCCTGTCATTGGACTCCTTGCTGCAGCCGGCTTTACTGCCATGATGCTGGTGGCCTTCCTGGTTCGAATTAAAATAAAAGACAGTATTCTTCAGGCTATGCCATCCATCATTTTTATTCTGATCAACGGGTGGCTGACAGTGGGATTTTTTAAGCTTTGGTAA
- a CDS encoding DoxX family protein yields the protein MEFVMIALKLIVGLSILNVWLVRSKKSTAWRGGDANDIKEEFKNYGLPIWFMYAVGTAKVVLAILLIASIYYPQVEAVAAFGIAFLMLGAVSMHIKISDPLKKSLPAFTFLVLSLVIGLL from the coding sequence ATGGAATTTGTAATGATAGCACTAAAACTGATTGTTGGGTTAAGTATACTCAACGTGTGGCTTGTCCGGTCAAAAAAATCCACGGCCTGGAGAGGCGGTGATGCGAATGATATCAAAGAGGAGTTCAAAAACTATGGTCTGCCAATTTGGTTTATGTATGCGGTGGGCACAGCTAAAGTTGTTTTGGCTATTCTTCTTATCGCCTCTATTTACTATCCGCAGGTTGAAGCCGTTGCCGCATTCGGGATTGCTTTTCTGATGCTGGGAGCCGTATCCATGCACATAAAAATCAGTGATCCGCTCAAAAAATCACTGCCTGCCTTTACATTCCTGGTGCTCTCTCTGGTGATAGGGCTTTTATAA
- a CDS encoding pyridoxamine 5'-phosphate oxidase family protein codes for MSKQFVVTPEMTLAEAWERVLARINEAVTESGHPFRYVTLATVDKNNTPQQRTVVLRDFAKDRMFTIYTDSRSDKVFEIRDNDSVSLLFYDDEIKLQLRVSGSASVVKAGEEYKRNWDTRGSKSPHSYTSVIPPGTVIKSPKEAYHWHLEGSPNFCLIKIEAERMEFLQLDGVKHIRSEKIMGDNEDTEWWIAP; via the coding sequence TTGAGTAAACAATTTGTCGTAACTCCCGAGATGACATTAGCTGAAGCCTGGGAACGTGTATTAGCACGGATTAATGAGGCCGTGACCGAAAGCGGGCATCCGTTTCGGTATGTGACGCTTGCCACGGTTGATAAAAATAACACACCTCAGCAGAGAACGGTCGTGCTGCGAGATTTTGCAAAAGATCGAATGTTCACGATTTATACAGACAGCCGGTCCGATAAAGTCTTTGAAATCAGGGATAATGATTCTGTGAGTCTTCTGTTTTATGATGATGAAATAAAGCTGCAGCTCAGAGTTTCAGGCAGCGCATCTGTAGTGAAGGCAGGGGAAGAGTATAAACGAAACTGGGACACCCGCGGAAGTAAAAGTCCGCACTCATACACGTCCGTCATTCCGCCGGGAACAGTGATAAAGAGCCCGAAAGAGGCTTATCACTGGCACCTCGAGGGTTCACCGAACTTTTGCCTGATCAAAATAGAGGCAGAACGCATGGAATTTCTGCAGCTGGATGGCGTAAAGCACATCAGGTCGGAGAAGATTATGGGTGATAATGAGGATACAGAATGGTGGATAGCGCCTTAG
- a CDS encoding pectin acetylesterase-family hydrolase, with amino-acid sequence MILLAKNLSREIPLNFIFALFFFTALTGLQSGHAQSPQNDHSGQWDVHSPGGETSCADGTEFKYYTREGNPDKLLVYFTGGGACWTGEQCDTETDPTPYAYNLANNDPQNKKGIFNLSHPENPFNDYTIVYAPTCTGDVVLGDSVATYHYQVEDEPEKTVTVHHKGYQNGRSVLNWVYENVDKPETVVVSGSSAGGLATPFYANIIANYYPEARVIGIGDAAGAFRKSATEKADLTSWNMEKTYENHDAFNNLSSQNIGIEKLYTSAANQQLENLELYQVDQANDHVQRFFLRLAETEDPDISALIQKNRRDISDSDPEFQSFMVGGREHTVFNRSLFYSYRANGMLFRDWVKEILDGHSVESVHCQNCERPDFRYTAADQRIIEKVKNLLSGEEQWNSEDDFENNRDCSESSESYSLRCSLVEATMDEEGGPGSFPVTYLFLYEIRDRIGAYDSDDRIIVEFNNQDKRTFQDIKQLIEQVENEIDTQLNIYK; translated from the coding sequence ATGATTCTTTTAGCTAAAAATTTAAGCCGAGAGATACCATTAAATTTTATATTCGCCCTATTCTTTTTTACAGCCCTTACGGGACTTCAATCCGGTCATGCTCAGTCCCCTCAAAATGATCATTCCGGGCAGTGGGATGTTCATTCACCCGGCGGGGAAACCTCATGTGCCGATGGAACAGAGTTTAAGTATTACACACGGGAGGGTAACCCGGACAAATTATTAGTATACTTTACCGGTGGTGGGGCATGCTGGACAGGGGAACAGTGTGATACTGAAACAGATCCTACTCCATACGCTTATAATCTGGCAAACAATGACCCTCAAAATAAGAAGGGAATATTTAATCTATCCCATCCCGAAAATCCATTTAATGATTATACGATAGTATACGCACCGACCTGCACGGGAGATGTGGTTCTGGGCGACAGCGTGGCTACCTATCATTATCAAGTTGAAGATGAACCTGAAAAAACCGTTACCGTCCATCACAAAGGGTATCAAAATGGCAGATCAGTATTAAACTGGGTTTATGAAAATGTGGACAAACCTGAAACAGTCGTTGTGAGTGGAAGCAGCGCCGGAGGTCTGGCGACTCCATTCTATGCAAACATCATCGCAAATTACTATCCGGAAGCTCGTGTAATAGGTATCGGTGATGCCGCAGGGGCCTTCAGGAAATCGGCTACAGAAAAAGCGGATTTAACCTCCTGGAATATGGAGAAAACATATGAAAACCATGACGCCTTCAACAATCTCAGCTCCCAAAATATCGGTATTGAAAAACTTTATACCTCAGCAGCTAATCAGCAATTGGAGAACCTGGAATTGTACCAGGTAGACCAGGCCAATGACCATGTTCAACGCTTTTTCCTGAGACTGGCGGAAACTGAGGATCCCGATATTTCAGCTCTGATTCAAAAGAACAGACGTGATATTAGTGACAGTGATCCCGAATTTCAGTCCTTTATGGTTGGCGGCAGAGAACACACGGTTTTTAATCGCTCACTGTTTTATTCGTACCGGGCCAATGGAATGTTATTCAGGGACTGGGTGAAAGAAATTTTAGATGGACATTCCGTGGAGAGCGTCCATTGTCAAAATTGCGAACGTCCTGATTTCAGATATACAGCAGCAGATCAACGAATCATTGAAAAAGTGAAAAATCTATTATCCGGTGAAGAGCAATGGAATTCGGAGGATGATTTTGAAAATAATCGCGACTGCTCAGAATCCAGCGAATCCTACAGCTTGCGTTGCAGCCTGGTTGAAGCAACAATGGATGAAGAAGGTGGACCGGGTAGCTTTCCGGTAACCTACTTGTTTCTCTATGAGATCAGAGACAGAATTGGAGCATATGATTCCGATGATAGAATCATTGTGGAATTTAACAATCAAGATAAAAGAACCTTTCAGGATATAAAACAACTTATAGAGCAGGTTGAAAATGAAATTGATACACAGCTAAACATTTATAAATAA